The following proteins come from a genomic window of Microbacterium sp. JZ31:
- a CDS encoding metallopeptidase family protein: MIDMDTEAFERLVVDELDRLPDDMVEGLENVVFVVEDRPEDGSLDLLGLYDGLALTERDRYGMGELPDRIILYREPHLAQSETEDELRDEIHTTLVHEIAHFYGIDDERLHELGWA, from the coding sequence ATGATCGACATGGACACCGAAGCCTTCGAACGGCTCGTCGTCGACGAGCTCGACAGGCTCCCCGACGACATGGTCGAGGGCCTCGAGAACGTGGTGTTCGTGGTTGAGGACCGGCCGGAAGACGGCTCGCTCGACCTGCTCGGCCTGTACGACGGACTCGCCCTGACGGAGCGCGACCGCTACGGGATGGGCGAGCTGCCCGACCGGATCATCCTGTACCGCGAGCCACACCTCGCCCAGAGCGAGACGGAGGACGAGCTGCGCGACGAGATCCACACCACGCTCGTGCACGAGATCGCGCACTTCTACGGGATCGACGACGAGCGTCTGCACGAGCTGGGATGGGCATGA
- a CDS encoding long-chain-fatty-acid--CoA ligase — MTTYDPPRPWISSYAAGVPADLDDITGSLPHLVAASGREFGDAPALQFFGRTTSYADLNAAIDRAAAGLHARGVRRGDPVAIILPNCPQHIIAFYAILRLGAVAVEHNPLYTPRELRKQFEDHGAKHAIVWSKVVKTVQEFPADLAVKTLVSVDVTRAMPLLTRAALRLPIRKARESRAQLTAKVQGAVPWEQLLEAAPLPASHRGPSTDDLAIIQYTSGTTGTPKGAALTHRNLLANAAQARAWVPTIARGRGTNVYAVLPMFHAYGLTLCLTFAMSMGARLILFPKFDPDMVLDAVKKHPATFLPLVPPIAERLLARAKERGVSLAGTEIAISGAMALSPALVEPFEAESGGFLVEGYGLSECSPVLMANPVATHRVAGSVGLPLPGTECRVVDQEDPRRDVEPGQPGELLVRGPQVFGGYYGKPEETEAVFVDGWFRTGDIVTIDEAGFVRIVDRIKELIITGGFNVAPTEVENALRQHPDIADAAVVGLPSDRSGEDVVAAVVPDEGADIDVEAVRTYVRGILTPYKVPRRILIVDELPKSMIGKVLRRQVKEQILARNTGAVQ, encoded by the coding sequence GTGACGACCTACGATCCGCCGCGTCCCTGGATCTCCAGCTATGCCGCTGGGGTCCCCGCCGACCTCGATGACATCACCGGGTCCCTCCCCCACCTCGTCGCCGCCTCCGGCCGCGAGTTCGGCGACGCGCCGGCCCTGCAGTTCTTCGGCCGCACCACCAGCTACGCCGACCTGAACGCGGCGATCGACCGCGCCGCGGCCGGTCTTCACGCGCGCGGCGTGCGCAGGGGCGATCCGGTCGCGATCATCCTGCCGAACTGCCCGCAGCACATCATCGCGTTCTACGCGATCCTGCGCCTGGGTGCGGTGGCGGTCGAGCACAACCCGCTCTACACGCCCCGCGAGCTGCGCAAGCAGTTCGAGGATCACGGCGCGAAGCACGCGATCGTGTGGAGCAAGGTCGTGAAGACCGTGCAGGAGTTCCCTGCGGATCTCGCGGTGAAGACGCTCGTGTCGGTCGACGTCACGCGCGCCATGCCGCTCCTGACGCGCGCGGCCCTGCGGCTGCCGATCCGCAAGGCGCGCGAGTCGCGCGCGCAGCTCACCGCGAAGGTGCAGGGTGCCGTGCCGTGGGAGCAGCTGCTCGAGGCGGCCCCGCTTCCCGCGTCGCACCGCGGACCGTCCACCGACGACCTCGCGATCATCCAGTACACCTCCGGCACGACGGGCACCCCCAAGGGCGCGGCCCTGACGCACCGCAACCTGCTCGCGAACGCCGCGCAGGCCCGCGCCTGGGTGCCGACCATCGCACGAGGCCGGGGCACCAACGTGTACGCCGTGCTGCCGATGTTCCACGCGTACGGCCTCACGCTGTGCCTGACGTTCGCGATGTCGATGGGGGCGCGGCTGATCCTGTTCCCCAAGTTCGACCCCGACATGGTGCTCGATGCCGTGAAGAAGCACCCCGCGACCTTCCTGCCCCTCGTGCCCCCGATCGCGGAGCGGCTGCTCGCGCGGGCCAAGGAGCGGGGCGTGTCCCTCGCGGGCACCGAGATCGCGATCTCGGGCGCCATGGCGCTGTCCCCCGCGCTCGTCGAGCCGTTCGAGGCGGAGTCGGGAGGCTTCCTCGTCGAGGGCTACGGGCTCAGCGAGTGCTCCCCCGTGCTGATGGCGAACCCGGTCGCGACGCACCGCGTCGCCGGCAGCGTCGGCCTTCCCCTGCCCGGCACCGAGTGCCGCGTCGTCGACCAGGAGGACCCGAGGCGCGACGTCGAGCCGGGGCAGCCGGGCGAGCTGCTCGTGCGCGGGCCGCAGGTCTTCGGCGGGTACTACGGCAAGCCCGAGGAGACGGAGGCGGTGTTCGTCGACGGCTGGTTCCGCACGGGCGACATCGTCACGATCGACGAGGCCGGCTTCGTCCGGATCGTCGACAGGATCAAGGAGCTCATCATCACCGGCGGCTTCAACGTGGCGCCGACCGAGGTCGAGAACGCGCTGCGCCAGCACCCCGACATCGCCGACGCCGCGGTCGTCGGGCTTCCGAGCGACCGCAGCGGCGAGGACGTCGTCGCCGCGGTCGTGCCGGATGAGGGCGCCGACATCGACGTCGAGGCCGTGCGAACGTACGTGCGCGGCATCCTGACGCCGTACAAGGTGCCGCGCCGCATCCTCATTGTCGACGAGCTGCCGAAGTCCATGATCGGCAAGGTGCTGCGCCGGCAGGTGAAGGAGCAGATCCTCGCGCGGAACACGGGCGCCGTGCAGTAG
- a CDS encoding pyridoxamine 5'-phosphate oxidase family protein, with translation MTDTPPLGDVAAWLRALLALSGVPSPIDAGALPADPVEMFLAWIGEAVDAGVPEPHAATLATVDPDGIPDARTLILKDVGSRGWAFAGTRSSGKGRQLAHRPAAALDFWWQPLMRAVRARGPVVEATRAESEADLAARSPAAREGIPTEDWVLWRLVPAARRVLAGRARSAP, from the coding sequence ATGACCGACACCCCACCCCTGGGCGACGTGGCCGCCTGGCTCCGCGCCCTGCTCGCGCTCAGCGGTGTGCCGTCGCCGATCGACGCCGGCGCGCTGCCGGCGGATCCCGTCGAGATGTTCCTGGCGTGGATCGGCGAGGCGGTCGACGCCGGAGTGCCCGAGCCGCACGCGGCGACGCTGGCCACCGTCGATCCGGACGGCATCCCGGATGCCCGGACGCTGATCCTGAAGGACGTGGGGTCGCGCGGCTGGGCGTTCGCCGGCACCCGGTCGTCCGGCAAGGGGCGGCAGCTCGCACACCGTCCGGCGGCGGCGCTCGACTTCTGGTGGCAGCCGCTCATGCGCGCGGTGCGTGCGCGCGGGCCCGTCGTGGAGGCGACGCGCGCGGAGAGCGAGGCGGACCTCGCCGCCCGCTCACCTGCGGCCCGCGAGGGCATCCCCACCGAGGACTGGGTGCTGTGGCGGCTTGTGCCCGCAGCGCGTCGAGTTCTGGCAGGGCGCGCTCGATCGGCGCCATGA
- the clpS gene encoding ATP-dependent Clp protease adapter ClpS, with protein MGMSTATPDLDEDTRLREHRDPTRPWQTVVWNDPVNLMSYVVRVFREYFGYSLERATQLMLAVHHDGHAIVAEGAREQMELHAQAMHDYGLWATVRKAPA; from the coding sequence ATGGGCATGAGCACCGCGACGCCTGATCTCGACGAGGACACCCGCCTCCGCGAGCACCGGGATCCCACGCGGCCGTGGCAGACGGTCGTCTGGAACGACCCGGTGAACCTCATGAGCTACGTGGTGCGCGTGTTCCGCGAGTATTTCGGCTACAGCCTCGAACGGGCCACCCAGCTCATGCTCGCCGTGCACCACGACGGCCACGCGATCGTCGCCGAGGGTGCGCGCGAGCAGATGGAGCTGCACGCCCAGGCGATGCACGATTACGGCCTGTGGGCCACCGTCCGAAAGGCTCCCGCATGA
- a CDS encoding pyridoxine 5'-phosphate oxidase C-terminal domain-containing protein, with the protein MCPQRVEFWQGALDRRHERIVYLRDECGWRLERAVGGRPVSGAD; encoded by the coding sequence TTGTGCCCGCAGCGCGTCGAGTTCTGGCAGGGCGCGCTCGATCGGCGCCATGAGCGCATCGTGTACCTGCGCGACGAGTGCGGATGGCGCCTTGAGCGCGCCGTCGGCGGCCGGCCGGTCTCGGGGGCGGACTGA
- a CDS encoding DUF2017 family protein produces the protein MTDDRIVLLTLTRIEATHLADLVRQFADLVDSTPSMPDPAIERLTPDVYPDDADASREFRAVTRADLLRRRAHDARLVLDDLARVDRVEDELAPVDVSLEGEHIESWLRTLAAVRLVIANRLGIVDDAGEHDPEDPRYGVYDWLGYRLEGLVQAAEQHGAE, from the coding sequence ATGACAGATGACCGCATCGTGCTGCTCACCCTGACGCGGATCGAGGCGACGCACCTCGCCGACCTCGTCCGACAGTTCGCGGATCTCGTCGACAGCACGCCGTCGATGCCCGATCCGGCGATCGAGCGCCTCACACCCGACGTCTATCCCGACGACGCCGACGCCTCACGCGAATTCCGGGCCGTGACGCGCGCAGATCTGCTGCGCCGTCGCGCGCACGACGCCCGCCTCGTACTCGACGACCTCGCGCGCGTCGACCGCGTGGAGGACGAACTGGCCCCCGTCGACGTGTCCCTCGAGGGCGAGCACATCGAATCATGGCTGCGCACTCTCGCCGCCGTGCGCCTCGTGATCGCGAACCGGCTCGGGATCGTGGACGACGCCGGGGAGCACGACCCCGAGGACCCGCGATACGGCGTCTACGACTGGCTCGGCTACCGGCTCGAGGGCCTCGTGCAGGCCGCCGAGCAGCACGGCGCCGAGTAG
- the gatB gene encoding Asp-tRNA(Asn)/Glu-tRNA(Gln) amidotransferase subunit GatB: MATAKLMDFDKALELFEPVIGLEVHVELNTKTKMFSPAANPAHADNHDAEPNTLVAPVDMGLPGSMPTVNAEAIRSSISLGLALGCSIAPSSRFARKNYFYPDLGKNYQISQYDEPIAFEGSVEVELSDGTIVTVPIERAHMEEDAGKLTHVGGATGRIHGAEYSLVDYNRAGVPLVEIVTKPILGAEHRAPELAKAYLATIRDIAIALGISEARMERGNIRCDANVSLRPRGAEKLGTRTETKNVNSMRSVERAVRYEIQRQAAILAEGGTITQETRHWHEDTGATSPGRPKSDADDYRYFPEPDLLPVEPSAELIEELRAALPEPPAARRRRLKADWGFTDLEFQDVANGGLLAEVEATIAAGATPAAARKWWTGEITRVANAEGREPAALVSPENVAALQKLIDAGTLTDKLARQVLEGVIAGEGTPQEVVDARGLAVVSDDGALIAAIDEALASQPDVLEKIRDGKVQAAGAVIGAVMKAMRGQADAARVRELVLERAAQA, translated from the coding sequence ATGGCGACCGCCAAGCTGATGGACTTCGACAAGGCGCTCGAGCTGTTCGAGCCGGTGATCGGCCTCGAGGTGCACGTCGAGCTGAACACGAAGACCAAGATGTTCTCGCCGGCCGCGAACCCCGCGCACGCCGACAATCACGACGCCGAGCCCAACACGCTCGTGGCGCCGGTGGACATGGGCCTGCCGGGCTCGATGCCGACCGTGAACGCCGAGGCGATCCGCTCGTCGATCAGCCTGGGCCTCGCGCTCGGCTGCTCGATCGCGCCGTCCAGCCGGTTCGCACGGAAGAACTACTTCTACCCCGACCTCGGCAAGAACTACCAGATCAGCCAGTACGACGAGCCGATCGCGTTCGAGGGGTCCGTCGAGGTCGAGCTGTCGGACGGCACGATCGTCACGGTGCCGATCGAGCGCGCGCACATGGAGGAGGACGCGGGCAAGCTCACGCACGTGGGCGGCGCGACCGGCCGCATCCACGGTGCCGAGTACTCTCTCGTCGACTACAACCGGGCGGGCGTGCCGCTCGTGGAGATCGTCACGAAGCCGATCCTGGGCGCCGAGCACCGGGCTCCGGAACTGGCGAAGGCGTACCTCGCGACGATCCGCGACATCGCGATCGCGCTGGGGATCTCGGAGGCGCGCATGGAGCGCGGCAACATCCGCTGCGACGCCAACGTGTCGCTGCGCCCGCGCGGCGCCGAGAAGCTGGGCACGCGCACCGAGACCAAGAACGTGAACTCGATGCGCTCTGTCGAGCGCGCGGTGCGGTACGAGATCCAGCGTCAGGCCGCGATCCTCGCCGAGGGCGGGACGATCACGCAGGAGACGCGGCACTGGCACGAGGACACCGGTGCGACCTCGCCCGGCCGCCCGAAGTCGGACGCGGACGACTACCGGTACTTCCCGGAGCCGGACCTGCTGCCCGTCGAGCCCAGCGCCGAGCTGATCGAGGAGCTGCGCGCCGCGCTGCCCGAGCCGCCGGCCGCGCGCCGGCGCCGACTCAAGGCCGACTGGGGCTTCACCGACCTGGAGTTCCAGGACGTGGCCAACGGCGGGCTGCTCGCCGAGGTCGAGGCGACGATCGCCGCAGGCGCCACGCCGGCGGCCGCCCGCAAGTGGTGGACGGGCGAGATCACGCGCGTCGCGAACGCCGAGGGCCGCGAGCCGGCCGCGCTCGTGTCGCCCGAGAATGTCGCGGCCCTGCAGAAGCTGATCGACGCGGGCACGCTGACCGACAAGCTCGCCCGTCAGGTGCTCGAGGGCGTCATCGCGGGCGAGGGCACGCCGCAGGAGGTCGTGGACGCGCGCGGCCTCGCCGTGGTGTCGGACGACGGCGCGCTGATCGCCGCGATCGACGAGGCGCTCGCCTCGCAGCCCGACGTGCTCGAGAAGATCCGCGACGGCAAGGTGCAGGCCGCCGGTGCGGTCATCGGCGCCGTGATGAAGGCGATGCGCGGCCAGGCGGATGCGGCTCGTGTGCGCGAGCTCGTGCTGGAGCGCGCCGCCCAGGCGTGA
- the dinB gene encoding DNA polymerase IV, producing MGRADGSGRIVSPDDADDTGTGILHVDMDAFYASVEVLDDPSLKGRPIVIGAPEGRSVVSSASYEARRFGVRSAMPMAQALRLCPQAIVVLPHFDRYQAVSAQVMDVFRSFTPLVEPLSIDEAFLDVRGARRLWGSPGRIARLIRERIAGEIGITASVGVAATKHVAKMASTMSKPDGLLIVPGARTQEFLDPKPVRAIWGVGPKAAEALESRAIRTIGDLRQTPVHVLERILGPAGAQRLSQLARGVDAREVQTTHTEKSIGHEETFETDVADVELLRAELLRLSDRVAVRLRRAGFEAAGVAIKVRFSDFSTITRSMTLPEPSAVGQRIGEASRELLAGVDLRLPVRLIGVRAERLRPAGAGGVALWDEDEDWKRLEGTLDDALARFGRGAVTRATFLGRSESRHLPSHPRPPADSD from the coding sequence ATGGGACGCGCGGACGGATCGGGGCGCATCGTGTCGCCGGACGATGCGGACGACACGGGCACCGGCATCCTGCATGTCGACATGGATGCCTTCTATGCGTCGGTCGAGGTGCTCGACGACCCGTCGCTGAAGGGCAGGCCCATCGTGATCGGCGCGCCGGAGGGACGCTCGGTCGTCTCGAGCGCGTCGTACGAGGCGCGTCGCTTCGGCGTGCGGTCGGCGATGCCGATGGCGCAGGCGCTGCGGCTGTGCCCGCAGGCGATCGTCGTGCTGCCGCACTTCGACCGGTATCAGGCGGTCTCGGCGCAGGTGATGGACGTCTTCCGCAGCTTCACCCCGCTGGTGGAGCCGCTGTCGATCGACGAGGCCTTCCTCGACGTGCGCGGGGCGCGGAGACTGTGGGGCAGCCCAGGCCGGATCGCGCGGCTCATCCGCGAGCGGATCGCGGGCGAGATCGGCATCACGGCGAGCGTCGGCGTCGCGGCCACCAAGCACGTCGCGAAGATGGCATCGACCATGTCGAAGCCGGACGGCCTGCTCATCGTGCCGGGCGCGCGGACGCAGGAGTTCCTCGACCCGAAGCCCGTCCGCGCGATCTGGGGTGTGGGGCCGAAGGCCGCCGAGGCGCTCGAGTCCCGCGCGATCCGCACGATCGGCGACCTCCGGCAGACGCCCGTGCACGTGCTCGAGCGCATCCTGGGCCCCGCCGGCGCGCAGCGCCTGTCGCAGCTCGCGCGCGGCGTCGACGCGCGGGAGGTGCAGACGACGCACACCGAGAAGAGCATCGGCCACGAGGAGACGTTCGAGACCGACGTCGCCGACGTCGAGCTGCTGCGCGCCGAGCTGCTGCGGCTGTCCGATCGCGTCGCCGTACGGCTGCGGCGCGCCGGCTTCGAGGCGGCGGGCGTGGCGATCAAGGTGCGCTTCTCCGATTTCTCGACGATCACCCGCTCCATGACGCTGCCGGAGCCGTCCGCCGTCGGTCAGCGGATCGGGGAGGCGTCGCGAGAGCTGCTCGCCGGTGTGGATCTGCGGCTCCCCGTCCGGCTGATCGGCGTCCGCGCCGAGCGGCTGCGGCCCGCCGGAGCGGGCGGCGTCGCGCTGTGGGACGAGGACGAGGACTGGAAGCGGCTCGAGGGGACGCTCGATGACGCCCTGGCTCGCTTCGGCAGAGGCGCCGTCACACGCGCGACCTTCCTGGGGCGGAGCGAGAGCCGCCACCTGCCGTCCCATCCCCGGCCGCCCGCCGACTCGGACTGA
- the gatA gene encoding Asp-tRNA(Asn)/Glu-tRNA(Gln) amidotransferase subunit GatA — protein sequence MTDITRLSAAELADKLAAREISSVEATQAHLDRIAAVDGDIHAFLHVSDHALDVAADIDRRRAADEQLGPVAGVPLAIKDVLVTTDMPSTSGSKILEGYMSPYDATVVARSRAAGLVPLGKTNMDEFAMGSSTEHSAYGPTRNPWDLDRIPGGSGGGSAAAVAAFEAPLALGSDTGGSIRQPAHVTGTVGVKPTYGGVSRYGAIALASSLDQVGPVTRTVLDAGLLHDVIAGHDIHDATSIPDAWPSFADAAREGARGDVLKGLKIGVVKELPDSGFQPGVASSFRDALAKLEAQGAEIVEISAPHFEYAVAAYYLILPAEASSNLAKFDSVRFGMRLDVPGGTVEDVMSATRDAGFGAEVKRRIILGTYALSAGYYDAYYGSAQKVRTLIQRDFDQAFAAVDVIATPSAPTTAFRIGEKIDDPLSMYLNDLTTIPANLAGVPGISVPSGLAAEDGLPVGIQFLAPAREDARLYRVGAALESLLLDEWGGSILDRAPELTGTELKGASR from the coding sequence GTGACCGACATCACGCGGCTGAGCGCCGCCGAGCTCGCCGACAAGCTCGCCGCGCGCGAGATCTCGAGCGTCGAGGCGACGCAGGCCCACCTCGACCGGATCGCCGCTGTCGACGGCGACATCCACGCGTTCCTGCACGTCTCGGACCACGCGCTCGACGTCGCGGCGGACATCGACCGCCGCCGCGCCGCGGACGAGCAGCTGGGTCCGGTGGCCGGCGTGCCGCTTGCGATCAAGGACGTGCTCGTCACGACCGACATGCCCTCGACGTCGGGATCGAAGATCCTCGAGGGGTACATGTCGCCGTACGACGCGACCGTCGTCGCCCGTTCGCGTGCCGCGGGCCTGGTTCCGCTCGGCAAGACGAACATGGACGAGTTCGCGATGGGGTCCTCGACCGAGCACTCGGCGTACGGTCCGACGCGCAACCCGTGGGATCTCGACCGCATCCCCGGCGGCTCGGGCGGCGGCTCGGCCGCGGCCGTCGCCGCCTTCGAGGCGCCGCTCGCGCTCGGCTCGGACACCGGCGGATCGATCCGCCAGCCCGCGCACGTGACCGGCACCGTGGGTGTGAAGCCGACCTATGGCGGCGTCAGCCGCTACGGCGCGATCGCGCTCGCATCGAGCCTCGACCAGGTGGGTCCGGTGACGCGCACGGTGCTCGACGCGGGCCTGCTCCACGACGTGATCGCGGGACACGACATCCACGACGCCACGTCGATCCCGGATGCCTGGCCGTCGTTCGCCGACGCGGCGCGCGAGGGCGCGCGCGGCGACGTGCTGAAGGGCCTCAAGATCGGCGTCGTGAAGGAGCTGCCCGACAGCGGCTTCCAGCCCGGCGTGGCGTCGTCGTTCCGCGACGCGCTCGCGAAGCTCGAGGCCCAGGGCGCCGAGATCGTCGAGATCAGCGCGCCGCACTTCGAGTACGCGGTCGCGGCGTACTACCTGATCCTTCCCGCCGAGGCGTCCAGCAACCTCGCGAAGTTCGACTCCGTGCGCTTCGGCATGCGGCTCGACGTGCCCGGCGGCACCGTGGAGGACGTCATGTCCGCGACGCGTGACGCCGGTTTCGGCGCCGAGGTCAAGCGCCGCATCATCCTCGGCACGTACGCGCTCTCGGCCGGCTACTACGACGCGTACTACGGCAGCGCACAGAAGGTGCGCACGCTCATCCAGCGCGACTTCGATCAGGCGTTCGCGGCGGTCGACGTGATCGCGACGCCGTCGGCGCCGACCACAGCGTTCCGCATCGGTGAGAAGATCGACGACCCGCTGTCGATGTACCTGAACGACCTGACCACGATCCCCGCGAACCTCGCAGGCGTGCCGGGCATCTCGGTGCCCTCGGGCCTCGCGGCCGAGGACGGGCTGCCTGTCGGCATCCAGTTCCTCGCGCCCGCCCGGGAGGACGCGCGTCTGTACCGCGTCGGCGCCGCTCTCGAGTCGCTGCTCCTCGACGAGTGGGGCGGCTCGATCCTGGATCGCGCGCCGGAGCTGACCGGCACCGAGCTGAAGGGGGCGAGCCGCTGA
- the gatC gene encoding Asp-tRNA(Asn)/Glu-tRNA(Gln) amidotransferase subunit GatC, with protein sequence MSEITPDLVRHLGVLARIQLSDEEVTRLTGELDAIVDNIAKVSQVATPDVPATSHPIPMRNVYRPDEVAETLTTEQALQNAPDADGTRFRVTAILGEEQ encoded by the coding sequence GTGTCTGAAATCACCCCCGATCTCGTGCGCCATCTCGGTGTGCTCGCCCGGATCCAGCTGTCGGATGAGGAGGTGACCCGCCTGACCGGAGAGCTCGACGCGATCGTCGACAACATCGCGAAGGTCTCGCAGGTCGCGACCCCGGACGTCCCGGCGACGAGCCACCCGATCCCGATGCGGAATGTCTACCGCCCGGATGAGGTGGCGGAGACGCTCACGACGGAGCAGGCCCTGCAGAACGCGCCGGACGCCGACGGGACCCGTTTCCGGGTGACCGCGATCCTGGGGGAGGAGCAGTGA
- a CDS encoding glycoside hydrolase family 3 N-terminal domain-containing protein, with protein MSRLDRGRSAWLAAALAGLVLCGSAVPPAAAAHVPARAAAAAMPAASGDDARATREDIAAAIATAIVADMSPAQRASAVVMGHIGGTDPETLGSYVEDGGLGGFILMGSNVPRTREQLRGVTDALDGEDGAMPPLVAIDQEGGVVSRLRWDDGPAGAELQGRTPADTRAAFEERGRLLEAAGISVNFGVVADVGTSTSGFIRPRTLGGDAGSAAERVAAAVQGERGHAFSTLKHFPGHGAAPGDSHTLIPQTRMPAAQWRADHAPPFEAGIDAGAELVMTGHLRFTATDDAPASLSPAWYGILRDDLGFEGVAITDDLGMLRSSGEERYADPVRNAVAAVAAGADMVLMVAGSDARTATDMAAGIAAEVDAGRLEEAATRVVALRVQASGLLDDPAFDG; from the coding sequence ATGTCCCGACTTGACCGAGGCCGGTCCGCGTGGCTCGCAGCCGCGCTGGCCGGCCTCGTGCTGTGCGGCTCGGCGGTGCCGCCGGCGGCGGCCGCGCATGTGCCCGCGCGGGCGGCGGCTGCGGCGATGCCGGCGGCCTCCGGCGACGACGCGCGAGCGACCCGTGAGGACATCGCCGCGGCGATCGCGACCGCGATCGTCGCCGACATGTCGCCCGCGCAGCGTGCCTCGGCCGTCGTGATGGGGCACATCGGCGGCACGGATCCCGAGACGCTCGGCTCGTATGTCGAAGACGGCGGCCTCGGCGGCTTCATCCTCATGGGATCGAACGTCCCGAGGACGCGCGAGCAGCTGCGAGGCGTGACGGATGCGCTGGACGGCGAAGACGGCGCGATGCCGCCGCTGGTCGCGATCGACCAGGAGGGCGGCGTGGTCTCCCGGCTGCGGTGGGACGACGGCCCGGCCGGCGCCGAGCTGCAGGGGCGCACGCCGGCGGACACGCGGGCGGCGTTCGAGGAGCGCGGACGGCTGCTGGAGGCGGCCGGGATCAGCGTGAACTTCGGTGTCGTCGCGGATGTCGGCACGAGCACGAGCGGGTTCATCCGGCCGCGCACGCTCGGCGGCGATGCCGGATCCGCGGCGGAGCGCGTGGCCGCTGCCGTGCAGGGGGAGCGGGGCCATGCGTTCTCGACGTTGAAGCACTTCCCGGGACACGGGGCCGCGCCGGGGGACTCGCACACCCTGATCCCGCAGACGCGGATGCCCGCCGCGCAGTGGCGGGCGGACCATGCCCCTCCGTTCGAGGCGGGCATCGACGCCGGCGCCGAGCTGGTGATGACGGGGCACCTGCGCTTCACCGCGACGGACGACGCGCCCGCCTCGCTCTCGCCCGCCTGGTACGGGATCCTGCGCGACGACCTGGGATTCGAGGGCGTGGCGATCACGGACGACCTGGGCATGCTGCGCTCGTCCGGCGAGGAGCGCTATGCCGACCCGGTGCGCAACGCGGTCGCCGCGGTCGCGGCGGGTGCCGACATGGTGCTGATGGTCGCGGGATCCGACGCGCGCACCGCGACCGACATGGCGGCGGGCATCGCGGCCGAGGTCGATGCCGGGCGGCTCGAGGAGGCCGCAACGCGCGTGGTCGCGCTGCGCGTCCAGGCCTCGGGGCTGCTGGACGATCCCGCTTTCGACGGGTGA